The following coding sequences lie in one Tachysurus fulvidraco isolate hzauxx_2018 chromosome 19, HZAU_PFXX_2.0, whole genome shotgun sequence genomic window:
- the tmtc2a gene encoding protein O-mannosyl-transferase TMTC2: MLRELVCGAVALLLYVNTLDADFCYDDSRAIKTNPDLLPETPWTNILYSDFWGTLLTHSGSHKSFRPLCTLSFRLNYALGGLEPRGYHLFNVGLHCCVTALFTALCGLLLAGEPWSLLAGLLFASHPVHTEAVAGLVGRADMGAALCFLLSLLCYRCHCRLRPHAGNSWCVRWRVQAWLAGSLIAATAAMLWKEQGVTVLAVSAVYDIFVVHRMQLRHVLTVFLKRRNAALLVSLAWLAGWGTVLLAARLYWMGCKAPHFSNSDNPAADSPHLLTRTLTFLYLPSVNAWLLLCPHTLSFDWSMDAIPLLSNISDWRNLCSLAFYTGLVLLAWFGLRSKNSVMFQITNGKSHITNGKALFNGHSLHFPDSIDEHDNTHYQNGLTSSDVFDQTQNGYAKPFPTTSQTSLPIQENIVIFSLGLLALPFLPATNLFFYVGFVVAERVLYIPSMGFCLLVTLGIRAMFVKMRQRSSRVLLSGCAAGLVLLYSLRTVSRNQDWQNEEVLYRSGITVNPAKAWGNLGNVLKNQGKMAEAEKAYRNALYYRGNMADMLYNLGLLLQESDRLSEALHYYKLAIQIRPTLASAYLNTGIILESERNLEEAKRLFQKCASIPDENLKDPYAHKSAVTSCLYNLGKLLHEQGQQEDALTTYKEAVKKMPRQFAPQSLYNMMGEAYMKLNKFEEAEHWYKESLRAKPDHVPAHLTYGKLLSITGRKTEAEHYFLKAIQLEPTKGTCYMHYGQFLGEQSRLEEAAVMAEKAAELDSTEFDAVFSAAHILRQASLNEAAERYYGKAAAIRPDYAAALMNLGAILHLNGKFVEAETNYLRALQLRPDDMITQSNLRKLWNVMHRRGLKIVGS; encoded by the exons TCGTGCTATCAAAACAAATCCAGATCTCCTGCCTGAGACACCTTGGaccaacatactgtacagcgaCTTTTGGGGAACTCTGCTCACTCACAGTGGCAGCCACAAGTCCTTCCGTCCGCTCTGCACACTGTCTTTCCGCCTCAACTATGCTTTGGGTGGCCTGGAGCCACGAGGCTACCACTTATTCAATGTCGGACTGCACTGCTGTGTCACAGCACTGTTCACTGCCCTTTGTGGCCTCCTGCTAGCCGGAGAACCCTGGAGTCTGCTGGCTGGACTCCTCTTTGCCTCGCACCCAGTGCATACAGAGGCTGTGGCGGGACTTGTAGGACGTGCAGATATGGGAGCTGCCCTGTGCTTTCTACTCTCGCTTCTCTGCTACAGATGTCACTGCAGGCTTCGGCCACATGCTGGAAATTCATGGTGCGTGAGGTGGAGAGTGCAGGCATGGCTGGCTGGTAGCCTGATTGCTGCAACAGCAGCCATGTTGTGGAAGGAGCAAGGGGTGACCGTCCTGGCCGTATCAGCGGTCTATGACATTTTTGTGGTCCACCGCATGCAACTTCGTCATGTGCTAACAGTCTTCCTTAAG AGGAGAAATGCAGCTCTACTAGTAAGCCTGGCTTGGCTGGCTGGTTGGGGAACAGTCCTGTTGGCAGCTCGACTGTACTGGATGGGTTGCAAGGCCCCACACTTCTCCAACTCCGACAACCCAGCAGCTGATTCACCTCATCTCCTCACCAGAACTCTTACCTTCCTCTACCTGCCATCTGTCAATGCCTGGCTCCTCCTCTGTCCACACACCCTTAGCTTTGATTGGTCTATGGATGCTATACCTCTACTCTCAAACATTTCTGATTGGAGGAACTTGTGCTCATTGGCATTTTACACAGGTCTTGTGCTGCTTGCTTGGTTTGGCTTAAGAAGCAAGAATTCTGTCATGTTCCAAATAACCAATGGAAAATCGCATATCACGAATGGAAAAGCTTTGTTTAATGGGCACAGCCTGCATTTTCCTGACAGCATTGATGAACACGACAACACCCACTACCAAAATGGCTTAACCTCATCAGATGTTTTTGACCAGACCCAGAATGGATATGCCAAACCCTTTCCTACTACTTCTCAAACTTCACTGCCAATCCAAGAGAACATAGTTATCTTTTCTCTTGGTCTGCTGGCTTTGCCTTTTCTCCCTGCCACCAATCTGTTCTTCTATGTGGGCTTTGTGGTGGCTGAAAGGGTTCTCTACATCCCCAGCATGGGCTTCTGTCTACTGGTGACTCTTGGAATAAGGGCCATGTTTGTAAAAATGAGGCAGAGAAGCTCTAGGGTACTGCTTTCAGGCTGTGCTGCTGGACTTGTTCTGCTCTACAGCCTCAGGACAGTGTCCAGGAACCAGGACTGGCAGAACGAAGAAGTGCTCTATAGGTCTGGCATCACTGTTAACCCTGCCAAAG CTTGGGGTAACCTTGGCAATGTCTTGAAAAACCAGGGTAAGATGGCAGAGGCAGAGAAAGCATACAGAAATGCCTTGTACTACCGTGGCAATATGGCTGACATGCTGTACAACCT GGGTCTGTTGCTACAAGAGAGTGATCGTTTGTCTGAGGCTCTGCATTACTATAAACTGGCCATCCAAATCAGACCGACTCTGGCAT CTGCATATTTGAACACTGGTATTATACTGGAGTCTGAGAGAAATTTGGAGGAGGCTAAACGCTTATTTCAGAAGTGTGCCAGCATCCCAGATGAGAACCTGAAGGACCCCTATGCTCACAAAAGTGCAGTCACTAGCTGCCTGTACAATCTTGGCAAGCTGCTTCATGAACAGGGTCAGCAAGAG GACGCCCTGACCACTTATAAAGAGGCAGTGAAGAAGATGCCTCGTCAGTTTGCACCACAGAGCCTTTATAACATGATGG GTGAAGCCTATATGAAACTGAATAAGTTTGAGGAGGCAGAGCACTGGTACAAAGAGTCACTTAGGGCCAAACCAGATCACGTCCCTGCCCACCTGACATACGGCAAGTTGCTATCTATTACG GGTCGTAAAACAGAGGCAGAACATTACTTCCTAAAGGCAATACAGCTGGAGCCCACAAAGGGGACCTGTTATATGCACTATG gTCAGTTTTTAGGGGAACAATCTCGGTTAGAAGAAGCTGCTGTCATGGCTGAGAAAGCTGCTGAACTGGACAGCACAGAATTCGATGCAGTTTTCAGCGCTGCTCACATACTCag ACAGGCAAGTTTGAACGAAGCAGCAGAAAGGTATTATGGGAAGGCAGCAGCCATTAGACCAGAT TATGCTGCTGCTCTGATGAACCTTGGGGCTATCCTCCATCTGAATGGAAAGTTTGTTGAGGCCGAGACCAACTACTTGCGTGCGCTGCAGCTCAGACCCGACGATATGATCACGCAGTCCAACTTGCGCAAACTCTGGAATGTCATGCACAGACGAGGCCTGAAGATCGTGGGGTCATGA